In Cucurbita pepo subsp. pepo cultivar mu-cu-16 chromosome LG04, ASM280686v2, whole genome shotgun sequence, the following are encoded in one genomic region:
- the LOC111793696 gene encoding gibberellin-regulated protein 4-like isoform X1 — MAMAKFAAILILFLIALSMFETTVMAGNGRGGRNRNPYGPGSVNIYRKYSPNSKSQQFLSNFFMVDLLELVDMKWVKKLTECPSRCASRCGRTQYHKPCMFFCQKCCRKCLCVPPGYYGNKGVCPCYNNWKTKEGGPKCP; from the exons ATGGCGATGGCTAAGTTCGCTGCCATCTTGATCTTGTTTCTCATTGCCCTTTCCATGTTTGAGACCACG GTCATGGCCGGCAATGGACGTGGTGGTCGCAACAGG AACCCATATGGACCAGGGAGCGTCAATATCTACCGTAAATACTCTCCTAATTCCAAATCCCAACAGtttttgagtaatttttttatggttgATTTGCTTGAATTAGTGGATATGAAATGGGTTAAAAAATTGACAGAATGCCCAAGTCGGTGCGCCAGTCGATGCGGGAGGACACAGTACCACAAACCATGCATGTTCTTTTGCCAAAAATGCTGCAGAAAGTGCTTGTGCGTGCCGCCGGGTTACTATGGAAACAAAGGCGTTTGCCCTTGCTACAATAACTGGAAGACCAAGGAAGGAGGGCCCAAATGCCCTTAA
- the LOC111793696 gene encoding gibberellin-regulated protein 4-like isoform X2 has product MAMAKFAAILILFLIALSMFETTVMAGNGRGGRNRNPYGPGSVNIYQCPSRCASRCGRTQYHKPCMFFCQKCCRKCLCVPPGYYGNKGVCPCYNNWKTKEGGPKCP; this is encoded by the exons ATGGCGATGGCTAAGTTCGCTGCCATCTTGATCTTGTTTCTCATTGCCCTTTCCATGTTTGAGACCACG GTCATGGCCGGCAATGGACGTGGTGGTCGCAACAGG AACCCATATGGACCAGGGAGCGTCAATATCTACC AATGCCCAAGTCGGTGCGCCAGTCGATGCGGGAGGACACAGTACCACAAACCATGCATGTTCTTTTGCCAAAAATGCTGCAGAAAGTGCTTGTGCGTGCCGCCGGGTTACTATGGAAACAAAGGCGTTTGCCCTTGCTACAATAACTGGAAGACCAAGGAAGGAGGGCCCAAATGCCCTTAA
- the LOC111793623 gene encoding zinc-finger homeodomain protein 9-like: protein MDLIPAISTAAAAITTGGGGAVKSPEFDAETPIKFQPTTKSHSFTNGVLKRHHHTPPPPPSLVYKECLKNHAASMGGHALDGCGEFMPSPTATTTDPTSFKCAACGCHRNFHRRDPEDTIATPTTTHVIEYQPHHRHHPPPHRSPNSASPPPISSSYYPSAPHMLLALSGGMTENAGGGFHHSILTPSSNSRKRFRSKFTQNQKDKMYEFAEKVGWKIQKRDEDLIQDFCSHVGVDRGVLKVWMHNNKNTLCKKDNAQNINGHGDGDNDTKINRAGANGSSSSS from the coding sequence ATGGATTTGATTCCTGCAATTTCCACCGCCGCTGCCGCCATTACCACAGGCGGAGGAGGAGCTGTGAAATCCCCTGAATTTGACGCGGAAACACCCATCAAATTCCAACCAACCACCAAATCTCACTCCTTCACCAATGGTGTCCTCAAGCGCCACCACCACACGCCGCCCCCGCCTCCGTCGCTGGTCTACAAAGAATGCCTCAAGAATCACGCTGCCAGTATGGGCGGCCATGCTTTGGACGGCTGCGGCGAGTTCATGCCGTCCCCTACCGCTACTACCACAGATCCAACCTCTTTCAAATGCGCCGCCTGTGGCTGCCATCGGAATTTCCACCGCCGTGACCCGGAAGATACAATCGCCACTCCGACAACAACTCATGTCATTGAGTATCAACCCCACCACCGTCATCATCCGCCGCCGCACAGAAGCCCAAACTCTGCCTCTCCTCCACCGATCTCCTCCTCGTACTACCCTTCAGCACCCCACATGCTTCTCGCCTTATCCGGCGGCATGACAGAGAACGCCGGTGGCGGATTCCACCACTCAATTCTGACGCCGAGTTCGAATTCGAGAAAACGATTCAGATCGAAATTtactcaaaatcaaaaggataAAATGTATGAATTTGCAGAGAAAGTAGGATGGAAGATTCAGAAACGAGACGAGGATTTGATTCAAGACTTCTGTAGCCACGTCGGAGTCGACAGAGGCGTTCTCAAAGTCTGGATGCATAACAACAAGAACACTCTCTGTAAAAAAGACAACGCCCAAAACATCAACGGCCACGGCGATGGAGACAACGACACAAAAATTAACCGCGCCGGCGCAAATGGGTCATCATCTTCCTCTTGA